The following coding sequences lie in one Sphingobium sp. KCTC 72723 genomic window:
- a CDS encoding glycine zipper 2TM domain-containing protein, which yields MMIRKAILATALAAATMTAVIPATSYARDHDRRGHREYRGDYDRGDRYANRRDYRNDRCRKSGGTTGLLLGGVAGALLGRAVDTRGERATGTIVGAGAGALAGRAIDRNSKC from the coding sequence ATGATGATCCGCAAAGCCATTTTGGCCACCGCCCTCGCCGCCGCGACCATGACGGCCGTCATTCCGGCAACGTCCTATGCCCGCGATCATGATCGCCGGGGCCATCGCGAATATCGCGGCGACTATGACCGGGGTGATCGTTATGCCAACCGCCGCGACTATCGCAACGACCGCTGCCGCAAGTCGGGCGGCACCACCGGGCTGTTGCTGGGTGGCGTAGCGGGCGCATTGCTGGGCCGGGCCGTCGATACGCGCGGCGAACGCGCCACCGGCACTATCGTTGGCGCAGGTGCAGGCGCACTGGCTGGCCGGGCGATCGACCGCAACTCCAAATGCTGA
- the ald gene encoding alanine dehydrogenase, with protein sequence MIVGTIKEIKNHEYRVGLTPESVHELTAHGHTVLVETGAGEGIGASDALYEKAGAEIVATAAEIFATAEMIVKVKEPQPGERAMLRPGQILYTYLHLAPDPDQTRDLIASGATCIAYETVTDASGGLPLLKPMSQVAGRMAIQAGATALEKAHGGRGVLLGGVPGVLPAKVAVIGGGVVGFNAAQMAAGLGADVTILDRSPEVLEKLGMYFEARAKTRFSNRANLAECVADADLVIGAVLIPGAAAPKLVSADMLKTMKKGAVLVDVAIDQGGCFETSHATTHADPTYIVDGIVHYCVANMPGAVARTSTYALNNVTLPHALRIAEMGWKGALRADEHLRAGLNVWNGKVTYRAVAEDLGLDYTPVEEAIA encoded by the coding sequence ATGATCGTCGGCACCATCAAGGAAATCAAGAATCACGAATATCGCGTCGGCCTGACGCCCGAAAGCGTGCATGAACTGACCGCCCATGGTCACACCGTGCTGGTCGAGACGGGCGCGGGCGAGGGGATCGGCGCGAGCGATGCTTTGTATGAGAAGGCCGGTGCGGAGATCGTCGCGACTGCCGCCGAAATCTTCGCCACCGCCGAAATGATCGTGAAGGTGAAGGAACCGCAGCCGGGCGAACGCGCGATGCTGCGCCCCGGCCAGATCCTCTACACCTATCTGCATCTGGCCCCCGATCCCGACCAGACCCGCGACCTGATCGCGTCGGGCGCGACCTGCATCGCCTATGAGACTGTGACGGACGCGAGCGGCGGCCTGCCGCTGCTGAAACCCATGAGCCAAGTGGCGGGCCGCATGGCGATACAGGCGGGCGCGACCGCGCTGGAAAAGGCGCATGGCGGCCGCGGCGTATTGCTGGGCGGGGTGCCGGGCGTGCTGCCCGCCAAGGTCGCGGTGATCGGCGGCGGGGTCGTTGGTTTCAACGCGGCGCAGATGGCGGCGGGCCTGGGCGCGGACGTCACCATTCTCGACCGCAGCCCCGAAGTGCTGGAAAAGCTGGGCATGTATTTCGAGGCGCGGGCCAAGACGCGCTTTTCCAACCGTGCCAACCTGGCCGAATGTGTGGCTGATGCCGATCTGGTGATCGGCGCGGTGCTGATCCCCGGCGCGGCGGCGCCCAAGCTGGTCAGCGCCGACATGCTGAAAACCATGAAGAAGGGCGCAGTGCTGGTCGACGTGGCGATCGATCAGGGCGGCTGTTTTGAAACCAGCCATGCGACCACCCATGCCGACCCGACCTATATCGTCGATGGCATCGTCCATTACTGTGTCGCCAACATGCCCGGCGCAGTCGCGCGCACCAGCACCTATGCGCTGAACAATGTCACGCTGCCCCATGCGTTGCGCATTGCCGAGATGGGCTGGAAGGGCGCATTGCGCGCCGACGAACATCTGCGCGCGGGCCTGAATGTATGGAATGGCAAAGTGACATATCGCGCGGTGGCCGAGGATCTGGGGCTGGATTATACGCCGGTGGAAGAAGCGATCGCGTAA
- a CDS encoding serine hydrolase, protein MPFLRSISYFAALGLFLAPLPHAVAFGPTKSAVQQTAETRLIGQFQRFATLTDGTVGIVVRELGTGETLSLNGDMLFPMASAYKVAVAGKIFAMVDSGALSLEEKVAGPGGMPTIYGLIDLMLTRSDNDATDVLVARAGGPAAVNAWVAGLGVRGLRVDSNTADLLWRAMGLTPRPGNFNRNVAAAMAADPALRERDARDTPNIAFARDPRDTATPAAMTQLITAIRTGKALSGQSTATLLTIMERCKTGKARLPGMLPPGTVVAHKTGSLNGTGNDTGVVTLPDGRLFAITVFVMQDHRGHVARDRIMAEAARAAYDYFLFAPDRATA, encoded by the coding sequence ATGCCGTTTCTTCGTTCGATCAGCTATTTTGCCGCCCTTGGCCTGTTCCTTGCGCCGCTTCCCCATGCCGTGGCGTTCGGCCCGACCAAATCGGCGGTGCAGCAGACTGCCGAAACCCGGCTGATCGGGCAGTTTCAGCGCTTTGCGACCCTGACCGACGGGACCGTGGGCATCGTCGTGCGCGAACTTGGCACCGGGGAGACGCTGTCGCTGAACGGGGACATGCTGTTCCCGATGGCCAGCGCCTATAAGGTCGCGGTGGCGGGCAAGATATTCGCGATGGTGGATAGCGGCGCGCTGTCGCTGGAGGAGAAGGTGGCCGGGCCGGGCGGGATGCCGACCATCTATGGCCTGATCGACCTGATGCTGACACGCAGCGACAATGACGCGACCGACGTGCTGGTGGCGCGGGCGGGTGGTCCGGCGGCCGTCAACGCCTGGGTCGCCGGACTGGGCGTGCGGGGGCTGCGCGTCGACAGCAATACTGCCGACCTGCTGTGGCGGGCGATGGGGCTGACGCCGCGTCCGGGTAATTTCAACCGCAATGTGGCAGCGGCCATGGCGGCCGATCCGGCGCTGCGCGAACGGGACGCGCGCGACACGCCCAACATCGCCTTTGCCCGCGATCCCCGCGACACGGCTACCCCCGCCGCGATGACGCAACTGATCACGGCGATCCGCACGGGCAAGGCGCTGTCGGGGCAAAGCACCGCGACGCTGCTGACCATCATGGAACGGTGCAAGACCGGCAAGGCGCGGCTGCCGGGCATGTTGCCGCCCGGCACGGTGGTGGCGCACAAGACCGGGTCGCTCAATGGCACGGGCAACGATACCGGGGTCGTCACGCTGCCCGATGGGCGGTTGTTTGCGATCACCGTGTTCGTGATGCAGGACCATCGGGGCCATGTGGCGCGCGACCGCATCATGGCGGAGGCAGCGCGCGCGGCCTATGATTATTTTCTGTTTGCGCCCGATCGGGCCACGGCCTGA
- a CDS encoding sulfite exporter TauE/SafE family protein: MHGELTTWLVPLISMLAAGLFAGFAAGIFGIGGGFVVVPALFVVLPLLGGTPDAIAHVAIGTSAATIIVTSIRSLLAHAKRGAVEFEILKTWAPWIILGDGVGVLLAGHVDGDILTMIFAVGVFLMSLNFLLPKIGDKVISEDMPSGIARVGIAGGLGTFSALLGIGGGTIAIMVMTLCGRSIHRAIATASGVGTLIAIPSAIGFALIGLKETGLPWGSLGYVNVPATLAIASMSVLTAPLGVAVAHALPAKPLKKIFGVYLIVIAVVMFRNAIKM; encoded by the coding sequence ATGCACGGTGAACTCACGACCTGGCTGGTGCCGTTGATCTCCATGCTGGCGGCGGGCCTGTTCGCAGGCTTTGCGGCGGGTATTTTCGGCATTGGCGGCGGCTTCGTCGTCGTGCCTGCGCTGTTTGTCGTGCTGCCATTGCTGGGCGGCACGCCCGACGCGATCGCTCATGTCGCGATCGGCACGTCGGCGGCGACGATCATCGTCACGTCGATCCGGTCGCTGCTGGCCCATGCCAAGCGCGGCGCGGTGGAATTTGAGATACTGAAAACATGGGCGCCGTGGATCATTCTGGGCGATGGCGTGGGCGTATTGCTGGCGGGCCATGTCGATGGCGACATTTTGACCATGATCTTTGCGGTCGGGGTGTTCCTGATGTCGCTCAATTTCCTGCTGCCCAAGATCGGCGACAAGGTCATCAGCGAGGATATGCCATCGGGCATCGCCCGTGTCGGCATTGCTGGCGGTCTGGGGACATTTTCCGCGCTGCTGGGTATTGGCGGCGGCACCATCGCCATCATGGTGATGACGCTGTGCGGCCGGTCGATCCACCGCGCAATTGCGACGGCTTCGGGTGTCGGCACGCTGATCGCCATTCCCAGTGCCATCGGTTTTGCGCTGATCGGTTTGAAGGAAACTGGCCTGCCATGGGGATCGCTGGGCTATGTCAATGTGCCTGCGACGCTGGCCATTGCGTCGATGTCGGTCCTGACGGCACCATTGGGCGTCGCAGTCGCTCATGCGTTGCCGGCCAAGCCACTGAAAAAGATTTTCGGCGTCTATCTGATCGTCATTGCGGTCGTGATGTTCCGCAACGCGATCAAGATGTAA
- a CDS encoding Lrp/AsnC family transcriptional regulator — MDRFDIAIIEALQSNSQPSMGELSEVIGLSPSACHRRIKALEDSGVITGYAARLDPAALGLDLLAFVEISLTSQSREAMDRFETAVADFPEILECHLMAGHADYMLRVAAADLKGFDAIHRDCLARLPGVSAIRTSFAIRRIRDWRGYRLRGIRGLV; from the coding sequence ATGGATCGGTTCGACATCGCCATCATCGAAGCGCTACAATCCAACTCGCAGCCGTCCATGGGCGAACTTAGCGAAGTTATCGGCCTCTCCCCCTCCGCCTGCCACCGCCGCATCAAGGCATTGGAGGATAGCGGCGTCATCACCGGCTACGCCGCCCGGCTCGATCCCGCCGCGCTTGGCCTCGACCTGCTGGCCTTCGTGGAAATCTCGCTGACCAGCCAGAGCCGCGAAGCGATGGACCGTTTCGAAACCGCCGTGGCCGACTTCCCGGAGATACTGGAATGTCACCTGATGGCAGGCCATGCCGACTATATGCTGCGCGTCGCCGCCGCCGACCTGAAAGGGTTCGACGCCATCCATCGCGATTGCCTCGCCCGCCTGCCCGGCGTTTCGGCGATCCGCACCAGCTTTGCCATCCGCCGTATCCGCGACTGGCGCGGCTATCGCCTGCGCGGCATCAGGGGGCTGGTTTGA
- the ung gene encoding uracil-DNA glycosylase, with amino-acid sequence MTAPIKLHESWRIALADQFAAPHMAGLKSFLESEKAAGKRIFPKGSEYFRALDLTPLDQVKVVILGQDPYHGEGQAHGLCFSVQPGVRTPPSLVNIYKELESDLGLPRPRHGFLEHWAQQGVLLLNSVLTVEMSRAASHQGKGWEIFTDAIIRTVAQQDQPVVFLLWGAYAQRKAAFVDQPRHLVLKAAHPSPLSAHNGFHGCRHFSQANAFLKAHGRGAIDWSLPDIG; translated from the coding sequence ATGACCGCCCCCATCAAACTGCATGAAAGCTGGCGCATCGCGCTGGCCGACCAGTTCGCCGCCCCGCACATGGCCGGGCTGAAAAGCTTTCTCGAATCGGAAAAGGCAGCGGGCAAACGCATCTTCCCCAAGGGCAGCGAATATTTCCGCGCGCTCGACCTGACCCCGCTCGACCAGGTGAAAGTCGTGATCCTGGGGCAAGATCCCTATCATGGCGAAGGGCAGGCGCATGGCCTGTGCTTTTCGGTGCAGCCGGGCGTGCGCACCCCGCCATCGCTGGTCAATATCTACAAGGAACTGGAAAGCGACCTTGGCCTTCCCCGCCCGCGCCACGGCTTCCTCGAACATTGGGCGCAACAGGGCGTGTTGCTGCTCAACAGCGTGCTGACCGTCGAAATGAGCCGCGCGGCATCGCATCAGGGCAAGGGCTGGGAAATCTTCACCGACGCCATCATTCGCACCGTCGCGCAACAGGACCAGCCGGTCGTGTTCCTGCTCTGGGGCGCCTATGCCCAGCGCAAGGCCGCCTTTGTCGATCAACCCCGTCATCTGGTGCTGAAAGCTGCCCACCCCTCACCCCTGTCGGCCCATAATGGCTTCCACGGATGCCGCCATTTTTCTCAGGCCAACGCCTTTCTGAAGGCACACGGTCGCGGCGCGATCGACTGGTCGCTGCCCGACATCGGCTGA
- a CDS encoding peptidylprolyl isomerase, whose protein sequence is MIRSLGSVLFASLLTPAALASDPPVTPSAVVAQAPASAWRVIAADDLLVMTIGGGKRVVIQLAPAFGPRHVGNIRALAKAHWWDGTSINRVQDNYVVQWGDVTEKKPLPPGLSPTSPADYVRSIANVRLAVTPLPHADPYAPATGFVDGWPVAMDGDGAWLPHCYGFVGVGRNTSPDAGTGAELYTVIGQAPRQLDRNIAVVGRVIEGMAHLTSLPRGSGDLGFYTADEKTVPILSVRLASDMAEKMRPRYEVMDVGSASFAEYLRLRANRKDDFYDRPAGGVDLCNAPVPIRPISVKPAP, encoded by the coding sequence ATGATCCGATCCCTTGGCTCCGTGCTGTTCGCTTCCCTGCTGACCCCCGCCGCTCTGGCGTCCGATCCGCCGGTGACGCCGTCCGCCGTCGTGGCGCAGGCACCGGCGAGCGCGTGGCGGGTGATTGCGGCGGATGACTTGCTGGTCATGACGATCGGGGGTGGCAAGCGGGTGGTCATTCAACTGGCACCCGCCTTTGGTCCGCGCCATGTCGGCAATATCCGGGCGCTGGCGAAGGCGCATTGGTGGGACGGGACCAGCATCAACCGGGTGCAGGACAATTATGTCGTGCAATGGGGCGACGTGACCGAGAAGAAGCCGCTGCCGCCTGGCCTGTCGCCCACCAGTCCCGCCGATTATGTCCGGTCGATCGCCAATGTGCGGCTGGCCGTGACGCCCTTGCCCCATGCCGATCCTTATGCGCCCGCGACTGGCTTTGTCGATGGCTGGCCGGTGGCGATGGATGGCGACGGGGCGTGGTTGCCGCATTGCTATGGCTTTGTCGGGGTAGGGCGCAACACTTCGCCGGACGCGGGGACAGGGGCGGAGCTTTATACGGTGATCGGGCAGGCACCGCGCCAGCTGGATCGCAACATCGCGGTGGTGGGCCGGGTGATCGAGGGGATGGCGCATCTGACCAGCCTGCCGCGCGGTTCGGGGGATCTGGGCTTTTATACTGCGGACGAGAAAACCGTGCCGATCCTGTCGGTGCGGCTGGCGAGCGACATGGCCGAAAAGATGCGGCCCCGCTATGAAGTGATGGATGTCGGGTCGGCCAGCTTTGCCGAGTATCTGCGGTTGAGGGCCAACCGTAAGGATGATTTCTACGATCGTCCGGCGGGCGGGGTGGACCTGTGCAATGCGCCGGTTCCCATCAGGCCAATCTCCGTCAAACCAGCCCCCTGA
- a CDS encoding DUF962 domain-containing protein produces the protein MTVAITRFADFWPYYLQEHARPGTRALHYAGTSVVVLLLAAAPLAGRWWMAAALPLAGYGFAWAGHGLIERNRPATFRYPLWSLRADFVMWHRFLTGHMPRDLARAGVRADGTVDPARRVRG, from the coding sequence ATGACCGTGGCCATCACCCGATTTGCCGATTTCTGGCCTTATTATTTGCAGGAACATGCGCGGCCCGGCACGCGGGCGCTGCATTATGCGGGGACCAGCGTGGTCGTGCTGCTGCTGGCGGCGGCCCCTTTGGCCGGGCGGTGGTGGATGGCCGCCGCGCTGCCGCTGGCGGGTTATGGCTTTGCCTGGGCGGGTCATGGGCTGATCGAACGGAACCGGCCCGCGACATTCCGCTATCCGCTCTGGTCGCTGCGCGCCGATTTCGTGATGTGGCACCGTTTCCTGACCGGGCATATGCCGCGCGATCTGGCACGGGCGGGGGTGCGGGCCGATGGTACGGTCGATCCGGCGCGGCGCGTGCGCGGCTGA